From Antechinus flavipes isolate AdamAnt ecotype Samford, QLD, Australia chromosome 1, AdamAnt_v2, whole genome shotgun sequence:
ATGTATCTGAGTGTTCTGGCTCTCCTTGGCCCCAGGGAtcagggagaggaaggagacaaTGCCCAGAGAAGGGCCTTCTCAGCTCCAGGAATTGTTGCCTGCCCCAACATCAGATGGGACTGAAACCAGaattgcaaaaaaggaaaaaatgtcaagGCGTATTCTGGTTGCGATGGCCATGGGGAGCTTTTGGGCTGAGTGCCTGCCCAGGGCCAGGCCCACATGAGACTGTAGATCCTAATCTTGCTGCAAAGGAAACTGGGTTCCCGGTTTGGGTAAGACTGCTTATCTCGAATGGGGACAATTTTTAAGCATTACCTCACCCCATTTGGGCCATAGTGAAGGAAGCTGGCCTTTTTTGTTGTAAGGTCTCTGGGGACCACGGGGGAAAAAAcaaggctgggggtgggggagagtcCACAGCAAGAGAAGCCATGGGTTTCATGTcaaatgacctgagttcaaatcctaactaattttccttttctaggcCTTAGatttctctaaaatgagaggatgAGATTAGAATGCCAAGAAGAAACAGACTAGCAGGGATTTGGCAAAGTCccagaattaggatttgaacccagctccttgGACTTGAGCCAGGATAGGAAGGGAGTGGAGGCATCTAGTCCGAGGAGTTCACGTGCTTAGGACTAGGCACTCCTCTTGTTCTGTGCCAGCCCAAGGTCATGAGAACTAGCACCAAGTTGATGGGGCCTCGTATTTTTGGCTTTTCGTGAAGTTACTTTAAAAGTTTCCAAACTGCCTTGCCTCCTCTGCCTTGCTCAAGGCCTCTCCTGGGAGTCCTCCTGATGTAGCTGTTGCTTCCTCAGGGCCGATACAAGGACAGTCAGTATTTCCTGTTCACATCAACCTAGGCTTTTTCCCTTTGCTCCTCTCTGTTTTCAAAACACAAAGATGCTCGACTTCAGCCCACTCTTTCCCAGCACTCCTGCCAATTACCTACTCCCTGAGGGCAAGTTTTAGACCCTCCTAACACGTTTCTATAAAGGAAGGCTGCTTTCCCTGGCTTCGTCTCAGGTCCACCTTTCCCAGGACACTCTATTCCCAGGACCCCCTGATATTATGAGCCTCGGTTTATCTTGTTTGTCCATAGTTGTTTGCAGGTCTCCGCATTCCCACCCCCTTAGAATACagattccttgaggacaggagccTTTCTTTGATCCCCCGTATTTAGTACagtttttggcacatagtaggtagatacttcaacaaatgcttattgacttagaTTGTAGGAATGCCCAGCTAAGGCCTTTGCAAGGAAATAGAGCCAGCCAGTTACAATGAGGCTGCTTTGGTGGTCGTGTGAAGGAAGAGACTTCTGGTATGGTGGGCTAgcaaggccaaaaaaaaaaaaaaaaaagccaaaacagcCAGCTCCTGGGGACTACTGCATCTTTAAGTTCTGCACCTTATAACCCATGCTTGCCTCACCAGGTAGGAAGCCGAGTAACTGTTCTTCCCTTGTGCAGAAAGATCACCGAGCTTAAAAGCATATGTTTTTACAGTAGGTGGTAGGTGATGAAAGAACAGTATGAGGAAACAAGATTTGGATAGGGGAAATGATTGTTCAGTTAATCACATGTTTGttatatgctaagtgctggggatccCCCCAAAAGGCACAGCTTTTAGGGGGCTTCCATTAGGGGAGACAGTCTGTACCTAATTAGGCACCTATCAGTGTATAGAAGGTAATTTTAAGCAGCAGATATTAAAGATCTACTGGGTACCAGGCCTGAGCCAGGATTCTGAGCAAATGTCTCTCTCCTGTTAAAATACagattacaggggtcctcaaaactttttaaatagggggccagttcactgtccctcagactgttggagagccggactatagtaaaaataaaaactttgttttgtgggcctttaaataaagaaacttcatagtcctaggtgaggggaataaacgtcctcagctgccgcatctggcctgcaggctggactttgaggacccctggattagaccttagaaatcatattTAGTCCAGGAAGGCCAGCCCGGAGAGGAGACGACATACTTAAATGCCTGGCCCAGTGGTTTTAACAAGGATAAAGAGTTAAATTTGTAGGGGGAGGGAAGGGTGGTTTTACAATTGAGGATGACCGAGTAGCTCCCTTGGGTGTTTTAGGATGATGCTAAGCCTGAGGATTACAAGTTAGGAATTGCTTCTTGTGTGCTGGGCGCACTGCTAGGCTCTGGTAGGGTATTTTTAAAAGGCTAAGCAGCAGGGCCAAGAGAAACATTGATAAGTGGGATAAAGGGGAAGTCCAAAAGTCCAGGTTAATTGGGTCTTCTTAAACTCAGTACAGCATCATGGGACCTCCCATTCAGCCCTGGAAGGGATCCTAATCCAGccaattccattttacagatgaggacattgaagtCCAAGGAGGGTAACCTGTGTGCCCGGAGTTACATGTAGAGTGAGGAGCCGAGCCCAAGAACTATCCcgaatgtttttgttgttcagtcatgctCAGACTCTTGAGGAtcccgtttgggattttcttggccagaGTGCttgagcagtttgccatttctccagatgaggaaagaggCAATGGGTGAAGTGGCTTGCCCGGGGTCACCCTGCTAGTAAGTGTCCTCAGGAAGAGGAGCTTTCCTGACTCTAGCCTCGGCCTTCTATGCGTTGCTTCCTCAGCCAGCTGAACAGGCTCAAATGGAAGTCACCCATTTTGTGGGCAAGAAAGGTCAAGCCCGGAGATTAAGCAGCAGGATGGAAGGAGATCTGGATGGGGAAACTAGGCCTGCACTGACCTTAGGTTACTAAGTTACTCTTGATGGGCCATTGTTTCTTGACCTTTGAAGGAAGGAGGCAGCTTCAGGTGGGATTCTCAGAGGTCACACACGGGCAGTAAATAGTGGGATTGGGATTCGGCTACCCTCCCAGCGCTCCCATCACCCACTACTTCTGACTCATATTGTTGTTAATGGGGAAGGGGAGCGAATAAGCATCTATAGGGTTCTGGGAAATCAACACGTGCACTGTTCACTtctggttttttctcttttccatggtttttcctgtttgttctgatttttctctcccaacataattcataaaaatgtgtattaaaaataaccTATAGGGCACTGAGGCtgtgataagtgctttacaaagaaGAGCCTGCCCAGGGAGGCAGATGGAGTTATTAttacttctccccctccctttttaacagatggggaaactaaggttagtgacttgcccagactcacaaagctagtaagagtctgaagtcCCTTTTGATTctggttttatatttatttgatgttttatttCCCCCAGTTGACAGGTAAAacaactttgagttccagattctcttcctcccAGCCCCTCCACTGAGAAGGCACGAGTGAAACAAACCATTTCCATTAAACAGTGGTTCTTCTCCCTTTTGCTCCCTGCAGGAGGAGAAGGATGGCGGGTGAATGGAACTTCGGGCGCGAGCTGAGGGACTCTGGGCCGGACACTGCggctgcctcggtttccccaacTGCTAAGCCCCCGGGGACCTACCTGGAAGGAGGCGCTTAGTGCCGGCACGTCCggcctccccccttccctcagTAAGGGCCTGTTCACCTGACAGCCCGCATTGTGCTCTGCCTGCATTATGTCATCTAGGCCCCACGGCCACGCCGGGCCCCCATTTTGCAGGGGGGCAGAGGCTTGCACGTGGTCCCTGCTGCGGCTAAGAGGGGCCCACGCCCCGGGGCCCGAGCTCCGGAGCCTCAGCCCGGGCAGGACGGCCGGAGGAGGGGGAGCACGGCGCGGACGCTCAAGGTCAGACCTCGGCCTCGGCCTCGGGCCTCCTCCCCCTGAGCGCACGGGTCTCGGACAAGCGCACGTGGGACTGGCCGAGGCCGTCTCCGGGGCGGCTCTGACTCCTCCCCCgcgccccggccccggccccggccccgcccTCGATCCAGGACCTGCCCCGCCCTGCCCCGCCCCCCGGCCCTCTCCATAGTTACGGCGCTGTGGGGGCGGTGGCGGCGTGGCGGCCATCTTGGCGGCGGAGCGATGAGCGGTTCGAACCCgaaggcggcggcggcggcggctgcagcGGCTGCGGCGGGGCCGGGGCCCGGGGCTCTGGGGGGAACCAAGGACGAGAAGAAGAAGCCCGGTGGCGGCGTCCTGAACCGGCTCAAGGCCCGGCGCCAGCCGCCGTCCGCCGCCCACCACCATCCTGCGGACGGCGGCGGCAGCGGCTCTGGGAGGCCCGAGGCCAGGCGGGTCCCGCCGGTCACGGAGCAGGAGCTGCTGGCGCTGGAGACCATCCGGCCCGAGCACGTCCTGCGCCTGAGCCGCGTCACGGAGAGTGAGTGCCCCGTCTGTCCCGGGGGGAGAGCGGGGGGGCTCGGACTCGGGCCCGGACTGgccatcccctcccctcccccctcacgGGGACGCCCCTCCCCCATTACCGACCCCCTTCATCAAAACGGGACTCGAGCGGCCCTTCAGCCCgggtcctcccctccccccatctcttcaTCCTTGTCGTAGTCTCCCCTCTCTctgcttctcccctccccctttccccatcccccgTCCCGGATCCTCACACCCAGGGCCATCCCTCAAAAACTCTGCAAAACGGGGGCCCCAGGAGCCTCGCCCTGGTGCCTTATGGGTTGCGGATTGTTGGGGAGGGTCCCTCCTTACTCCTCTGCCCTACCACCCCCTCCCCCCGTCCTGGCTCGTTCCTCCAGTggctgctgggggggggggtctcgGGGGTCTCTCCGCCTAGGCCTTGATCTTTTCCATCATCCCGTCCCCTGGATTCTGCCCAGTGACTGCCTCATGCTTTCCCTGGCCTTGGAAATGGAGGCCTGGCCTCAATGGCTGCCCCTTAGCCCCggcaccccccaccccaccccccccgcccctccccccagggCCGGGTTCTCTCTGGACCAGGGCCTCTCTTTGGCTTGTAACAGAGCTGTGGACGTATTCATTATAGTTTCCCCTTTTAGCTTCCCTTTATAACCGGGCGGCACGAGTTCCTCCGCTGCTCTGGCCCATTTTCCACCAAGGCTGGGCAGACCCTGACAATGTGGTCAGACCCCCTTCCTTTGGCAAATGGGTTTTCAGGAGGTGCCCGAATTCTCGCCCTCTAGTTTGTTTTGCCCCAGGATGGCCCAAGGggtggaggggggagaaggggtcACAGGGTGGCAGAAGGAGGTACTAGTTAAGCCTCCTCCCTTCGGCAAATGGATTTTCAGGAGGTGCCAAAGGGCACCTAGGGCCACCAAAGGGCCTAGATTTTATCTGCCCTCtagtttgtttggttttgcttcGCCCAGGAATAGCATAAGGGGGTACTTGTCAAACCCCCCCGGATTCTTTGCCTTgtagcttttgttttcttttgcccaGGATGGCAGAAGGGGGGATGTCTGTTGTTTGCACATTGACTGGGGGAGCTGAATGGGGCTGATCTTTTTGGCCAGCCCCATTCCCACAGACCCCCGCTTGTCAGGCCCGTGCCGTGGGTCAGGTGAGAGGGTCTTGCTGTAGCATCATTGCAAGGCCACTGGTGGACACCGGCTCGGGGGCGGGTACAAAGGAGATTATGAGCTCACTGACACACACCATACACAGGAAATGTTGAAGGGAACCAATGGAGGAAGTCCCAGGACAAGTTGCCGGGGTGACTAGCTCTGGCTGTGTTCTAGGAGTTCTCAGGGTGGGCAGGGAAAATCTCCCCCTGGCTCATTCCCACCCCATACCCATCTCATTTCTGGGCCGTTCCATAAGAActactttcctttaaaaagagGAGCAAGTGGtgtattaattaattcaaaaaaCCAACCCAGAAACTCTTCTGAACGTTGTGTGGATTTAGGGCCTCCAAGTGGGAAGCTCCTGCTCATTCCTGCGAGAGCTCTCCAGTCTTAGTGAGAGCTGCCTGCCCTTGTCCCAGGCCAGGCTCTCTGGTCCTGGGAGGCCTGGGAGACCCAGGCCTGACTCCCCTCTCAGCTCTTGAAGTCCCAGTGTTCCCCTGGCCCAGTCACTTGGCCTTTATCAGGGGTTCCTTAAATAAGAGGTCGGATTCCATGGCCTCTGATCCTGTGAGCCTGTAAATGTTATCAGTAGCGGGGTGAgggggaaaaatttaagaatctgcaccttcttctccttttcagaCTATCTTTGCAGACCCGAGGACAACATCTACAGTATTGATTTTACCCGATTTAAAATACGTGATTTGGAAACAGGGACGGTGCTCTTTGAAATTGCCAAACCTTCTGCTTCAGGTAGGCTACCCAGCCTTGGGAGGAAGCTGTTTGCCTGAGCTTAGGGCAAATTGGGCTGGGAGCCCACAGATGAGGGGAGAGCCTGTTCTTGTAGCCGCTTTTTTTTCAGTTCATCATTTGGGAATATCTAGGGTAGTTGTCTCCCAGCTGGGCCGAGGCAGTACCGGGTTCCCAGTGCCATGGAGTGGTCCGGAAGTCTGAAACTAGGTTGTCTTGGGGGGAGGATCCCATTTCTCCTCAGAGGGACATTTCTATCAAGGCCACTGTAATAAGGAAGGTCATTCTCCTCCCTTGACTTCCTTTCCTTTGCTCTCTTCCCCCTCATATGTTTTCAGGGATTGTTTTGTCCCATTAGAATCTAAGTTTATGGCCCAACTCTCCAGCCCCATCttttccccttggttcttcaGGATCAGTCCAGGATGGGAATTCCCCAGGAGGCTTAAGGACGTGGCCCGGGGACCCCTTTCCTTTGTGGCGTGACCGGCTGAAGGCCTTTGGCTCATTTAGTGACCCAGCTGTGCTTGTGTCGTCCCCCAGACTCATCCCTGACCCCCGCTTCCGAGTGGTCCTCACCTCCTTTGTCCCCTTTTTCTCTTGCCTCTCAGaccaagaggaggaggaggaggaggaaggcggAGAGGTAGACACCAGTGCAGGACGTTTTGTTCGGTATCAGTTCACGCCCGCATTTCTCCGACTCCGAACGGTTGGGGCCACGTGAGTATGAGGAGATCCTGATGGGAGGGCGCTGTGCCAGTACAGAGAGAGCCCCCTATGGTCCCTTCCTGACCGTCGGGGCCGGGGCAGGCTAGGCCCTCCTCGAGGAGAGGGGGTATTTACAGAGGTGTCTCTTTCAGGGTGGAGTTCACTGTAGGAGACAAGCCAGTATCTAACTTCCGAATGATTGAACGGCACTATTTTCGGGAGCGTTTGCTGAAAAACTTTGACTTTGATTTTGGCTTCTGCATCCCCAGTAGCAGGAATACATGTGAACATATCTATGAGTTTCCTCAGCTCTCCGAGGATGTCAGtatgtatttccttccttctgttattcctgcccttcattttatataggGGGCTAGGGAGACCCGGAGGGACACCAAGTGGACGGGTCCTTCCCTAGCTCCCTTACCCCCAAGGCAGGCCCAGCACCCCCTGTGCTCCCTGGCTCTGCTCAGGACTCTGGGTCTCCCAAGCACTTGGCCCAGTGCCCGGCACCTGTTGTTGCCCTTCAGTCACGTCCGACTCTTTGGGACTTTTCTCAGGGGAGGAAGGCAGATGGAGGCTAAAGGGCTGTCCCAACTCCGCCGCCTGCACCCCGGGGACCATTATTCTGTTGGTAGTCAGATCCTTAGAAGTGGAGCTGAGCTGGGCATTGAGGGCCGAGCCGGGTCCTGCCCTCTGTGGCCTCCTGGAAGCTGGCCTTGGCTGATGGGAGGGGCTTCAGATTGCTAAATGTGTTCTAAAAAGAAGCCAGCCTGAGGTGGTGGGGAGGGCACTTGGAGGGAGGAACAGCCTGTGTTCGAGTCCTACGGGAAGCCCGGGCCAGATCTGATTGGCCGAGGGCCTGAGATCCAGACAAAACAGTGCGAGTTGTTCTGGGAAGTACTAGGAGTTACAGAGTGCTCCAGAGCAGGGGAGTGAGGGACTGGAGGCAGGGACCCGGAGCACCGCTCCTGCTGCCGGAGCTAGCGTTTGCGTAGTGCTTCCAAGCAGGCAAAGCACTTCGTATTTCACGTGCCCCCTGTGGGTCGGCATtagccccatttcacagatgaggaagctgagccACACGCGGCTTAGAGGTGGCCGAGACAGGATTTTGCCTCGGGGTTTGCTGGGCTCCAAGATCCTTCTGTGCACTGTGTGGGGAGGGGGTTGAGTAAGCGCAGAGCAGCCCTAGGCCCAGGCTTCCACAGGCTCTCCTTGAGCATCTGCGGGTGCTGCTCCTGGGTTAATCCCCTTGTCCTTGGATAGAGAGAGAAGGGGGCGGCTGCTCAGAGCTGATGGGGGAGAAGTCGGGGTCCAGGAGGATTCCGGGGCTAGGCAGCCGAGTGCAGGGCCTCAGACCTCACTGTGAACGGCTAGGGGTGTTCCTTGGGCTTAGTCCCTTGTCACAAGATTCATGAGGATGGGGGGGGAGGAGCCTAAAGGCTGTCAGCTCCTCGCTCTGCCCTGATTGGCTGCTGCGACTTCTCCCTTTCTGTGGGCTCGCTGGCCAGAGGTGTGACTTAATTTCCCTTGTCCTCTGGGGTGAGGAAGGGGTTAGCCCGGTGGTCAGGCTTCCAGCGGAACACACAGATGTCCTGGGCTGGGCTTCTGGGCTGCAGGagggggaggtgggaggaggcTTCGGGCCTTGGTCCTCCCCTGAGAACACTGGCGAGGGAAGGATTTTGAGGCTATGATGGTGTGAGGGCGGGAAGGCTCCTGAATGGGCGCCCCATGAGCAGGGAATCTCCTCCAAAGAGTGTGGGAAGCAGAGCGGGTTCTCCCGCTCCCCGGTTCTGAGCAGGGCCTTCTGAGGTTCTTGTGGCCCCTCCCTCACAGGGTCACCGCGGTGACTAACATTCACTCGCTGAGGTTTGGGGGAGCCCACGGCGCTTCGTGTGTTGTGCAGTGCTCTCAGTGCGCGGGAGGTGCCGAGCCCTGGTGCACACAGGCCCTCCCCGGCGGGAGCCGACTGGCTGGTGAAGGAGGGCGGCGGGCGGGCTCGCCCAGGGGCCGGCCCTCACTCCTCCCTGCTCTGGATCCGCAGTTCGCCTCATGGTGGAGCACCCTTACGAGACTCGCTCGGACAGCTTCTACTTTGTGGACAACAAGCTGATCATGCACAACAAGGCTGACTACGCCTACAACGGGGGGCAGTAGCTGCGGGCAGGAGGGCGAGGTGCTGCACCTGGCGTGCCGAGGGGACCAAGCCACGAGGACCACGACCACAGCCCCCAGCCCGGCGGAGCAGCGCAGCTTCCTCGCCACCCCGGGAAATGCCGAGCAGGGCTGCTcttccctcccccagccccctttcctccctttcttcttgctGTCCCTTAGATCTTGAAGGTACTCTTGTTGAATAACGGGTTAGGATAAGGCCTTTTTAAGCCAGTTAAAGAAGAAAGTTTATTTCCACTTGGTTTTAGCTGTGTTCACTTGTTTGTGCTTTCCAGCTGAGCCCTCTCCTAGAGAACTACAAGTGGGGGGCTTCAGGGGGCTCTCTAGGACCTAGCAGCTGCCTCGGAAGGGGCAGGCGTCCCGTGGCTGTGGGCGCCTCTGGCTCGAGCCTCCACCTCCGCTCCTCCTCTCACGGCCGTGGCGCTTTGGTACGGCCCAGAGGAGCCGGGGGTGGGAGGAGCAGGGAGCAGGCAAGGCGGGGCTGTGGCCTGGGGGGGTCGTAGGCCCCTCCTAGAGTTAAATTCCTGGAGCAGCCTGGCTCTCTCTCTGTTCCCAGGACCCTCGGTCAGGCGGGTGCCTTTCCCGGAGTCACGCCGAGGTCTCGGCCTCTCCCAAGGGAACTTCCCAGGCAGGACTCCTCTCTCCAAACTGGCAGTGCCTTCCTGTTCTGTCCTCATGCGGGGGAGCTTTCAACCCGTGGCCATTTTGGCTTCTGCCGCCTTACAAACGCTCATTTCATCTCCTTAGGTAGAatgt
This genomic window contains:
- the UNC119B gene encoding protein unc-119 homolog B, whose protein sequence is MSGSNPKAAAAAAAAAAAGPGPGALGGTKDEKKKPGGGVLNRLKARRQPPSAAHHHPADGGGSGSGRPEARRVPPVTEQELLALETIRPEHVLRLSRVTENYLCRPEDNIYSIDFTRFKIRDLETGTVLFEIAKPSASDQEEEEEEEGGEVDTSAGRFVRYQFTPAFLRLRTVGATVEFTVGDKPVSNFRMIERHYFRERLLKNFDFDFGFCIPSSRNTCEHIYEFPQLSEDVIRLMVEHPYETRSDSFYFVDNKLIMHNKADYAYNGGQ